The Chitinophaga sp. H8 genome contains a region encoding:
- a CDS encoding ArsR/SmtB family transcription factor produces the protein MEKRRDVFQAISDPTRREIIQLVSHQPLNLNSIAGHFDSSRPTISQHIKILTECGLIIIKKQGRERYCEAKLEQLAEVSTWVEQYRKYWNETIDAMEIYINDLQSKKTKNDKQK, from the coding sequence ATGGAAAAAAGAAGAGATGTGTTTCAGGCAATTTCGGATCCTACCCGCAGGGAGATCATACAGCTGGTATCGCACCAGCCCCTTAATCTCAACAGCATAGCAGGGCATTTTGACTCCAGCCGTCCTACGATATCGCAGCATATTAAAATACTGACAGAATGTGGGTTGATCATTATAAAAAAGCAGGGGCGGGAAAGGTATTGCGAAGCCAAACTGGAGCAACTTGCAGAGGTATCTACCTGGGTAGAACAGTACCGGAAATACTGGAATGAAACAATTGATGCAATGGAAATTTATATAAACGATTTACAATCTAAAAAAACAAAAAATGACAAACAAAAATGA
- a CDS encoding SRPBCC family protein has translation MTNKNELFATVQEQDTFISRTINAPRALVFKAWTDPEHLKHWFAPRGCSLHFTAIDVRPGGGFHSCIRTPDLKDCWCKGTYLEIVAPEKIVFRMAVSDEHGNLISSAEAGMAPDWPEETTVTVTFAEEGEKTKFTLHQTVAETLAKRTGAYPSWLDMLDILEAQLQQHSGTSR, from the coding sequence ATGACAAACAAAAATGAGCTTTTCGCAACGGTCCAGGAGCAGGATACCTTCATATCCCGGACCATTAATGCACCCCGGGCCCTGGTATTTAAAGCCTGGACAGATCCTGAACATTTGAAGCACTGGTTTGCCCCCAGGGGTTGCAGCCTGCATTTCACCGCGATAGATGTACGGCCGGGAGGTGGCTTTCACTCCTGTATCCGGACACCTGATCTGAAAGACTGCTGGTGCAAGGGTACATATCTTGAAATTGTTGCGCCTGAAAAGATTGTGTTCCGGATGGCCGTGTCGGATGAACATGGCAACCTGATCTCATCAGCAGAAGCAGGCATGGCACCAGACTGGCCCGAGGAAACAACCGTAACGGTTACATTTGCGGAAGAAGGGGAAAAAACAAAATTCACGCTGCATCAAACAGTAGCTGAAACACTGGCCAAACGTACCGGCGCTTACCCAAGCTGGCTGGACATGCTGGATATCCTGGAGGCGCAACTGCAGCAACACTCAGGTACATCCAGATAG
- a CDS encoding GNAT family N-acetyltransferase, whose protein sequence is MGIVTAITIREEIKADQEAVFNINEQAFGRKEEALLVDRLRDSTAFIPALSLVAIYENKLIGHILFTRISITAAGQREATALALAPLAVLPEYQKIGAGTLLVEKGLAKAARLGYNAVIVLGHAHYYPRFGFVPAEKWNITAPFEVPAAAFMGKELFPHALDHITGVVTYAPEFEIS, encoded by the coding sequence ATGGGTATAGTAACTGCAATTACAATCCGGGAAGAGATAAAAGCGGACCAGGAGGCTGTTTTTAATATTAATGAGCAGGCATTTGGGCGAAAAGAGGAGGCCCTGCTGGTAGATCGTTTGCGGGACAGTACCGCATTTATCCCCGCGCTTTCCCTGGTAGCCATTTATGAAAATAAACTGATAGGGCATATCCTGTTTACGAGGATCAGCATAACCGCAGCAGGGCAAAGGGAAGCTACTGCTTTGGCCCTTGCCCCGCTGGCGGTATTACCGGAATATCAAAAAATAGGCGCTGGTACGTTGCTGGTCGAAAAAGGACTGGCAAAGGCTGCCCGCCTCGGCTATAATGCGGTGATCGTGCTGGGGCACGCGCATTACTATCCAAGATTTGGATTTGTTCCTGCAGAAAAATGGAATATTACGGCACCTTTTGAAGTGCCTGCGGCAGCTTTTATGGGGAAGGAGTTATTTCCCCATGCGTTGGATCATATTACCGGTGTGGTAACATACGCGCCTGAATTTGAAATCAGCTAG
- a CDS encoding quinone oxidoreductase family protein — MKAIILNQYGGPEVLEWQETAKPLPQAEEVLIKTTAIGINYASVLIRQGKYRAFYPLPAKMPAEIEGVIEAVGANVKHLTAGQRVTGIAGNGYAAFVVINAKDVFLIPPGLPPTQGLLSQGLTARYLLEQAKDYQSVIITAAASGVGSFAVQLARLKGGKNIIALAGNKEKVIYAKSLGATYACSYFDADWQEQIAKATNHTGADLILDAIGGDTGTTLAAMIAPGGTMVAYGNMSEKSMTIDGNTLALKANRITGASIYHATPENKQQWWHEMVTWIQEGKLKSEAAVFPYTAVAAAFRSIESRNATGRVVLTL, encoded by the coding sequence ATGAAGGCAATTATTTTGAATCAATATGGAGGTCCTGAAGTATTGGAATGGCAGGAAACGGCAAAGCCATTGCCCCAGGCAGAAGAAGTGCTTATCAAAACAACAGCCATCGGTATTAATTACGCGAGTGTGCTTATCCGGCAGGGAAAATACCGGGCATTTTACCCTTTACCCGCGAAGATGCCGGCAGAGATAGAAGGAGTGATTGAAGCTGTAGGCGCCAACGTAAAACATCTTACCGCAGGGCAACGGGTAACAGGGATAGCAGGCAATGGCTATGCTGCATTTGTAGTCATCAATGCAAAAGACGTTTTTTTAATTCCACCCGGCCTTCCCCCTACGCAAGGGCTATTATCACAGGGTCTCACCGCCCGGTATCTATTGGAGCAGGCTAAAGATTACCAGTCCGTGATCATTACTGCTGCAGCAAGTGGTGTAGGCTCCTTTGCAGTACAGCTGGCTAGGCTTAAAGGAGGGAAGAACATTATTGCACTTGCAGGGAATAAAGAAAAAGTAATCTATGCAAAGTCCTTAGGAGCTACCTATGCCTGCAGCTATTTTGATGCCGACTGGCAGGAGCAGATAGCTAAGGCTACGAACCATACAGGAGCCGACCTGATCCTGGATGCCATTGGCGGAGATACCGGTACGACCCTGGCTGCTATGATCGCTCCAGGTGGTACCATGGTGGCCTATGGTAATATGTCGGAAAAAAGTATGACCATAGACGGAAATACCCTGGCGCTTAAAGCCAACCGTATTACAGGCGCATCTATATACCATGCTACGCCGGAAAATAAACAGCAATGGTGGCATGAAATGGTCACCTGGATACAGGAAGGTAAACTGAAGTCAGAGGCGGCGGTATTCCCCTATACAGCAGTGGCCGCAGCATTCCGGTCAATAGAAAGCAGAAACGCAACAGGAAGAGTCGTACTTACACTTTAA
- a CDS encoding VOC family protein → MALQINAYLNFKGTCREAMTFYQQCLGGELTLQTVAETPMAAQCPAGMQHHIMHSMLISGGMVLMGSDMIGPDGFIPGNDVTLSVGGGSIQETEALFNKLAEGGQIAEPFKEMPWGAKFGAIADKFGKRWMFNSEINGK, encoded by the coding sequence ATGGCACTACAAATAAATGCCTATCTGAATTTTAAAGGCACTTGCCGGGAAGCTATGACATTTTACCAGCAATGCCTGGGTGGGGAGCTTACTTTACAAACGGTGGCAGAAACCCCTATGGCAGCACAATGCCCTGCGGGTATGCAGCATCATATCATGCACAGTATGCTGATCAGTGGTGGGATGGTACTGATGGGATCTGACATGATCGGACCAGATGGATTTATTCCGGGTAATGATGTGACATTGAGTGTTGGTGGCGGAAGTATACAAGAAACAGAAGCCCTGTTTAATAAGCTGGCGGAAGGTGGCCAGATCGCAGAACCATTTAAGGAAATGCCCTGGGGGGCTAAATTCGGCGCTATCGCCGACAAGTTTGGTAAGCGCTGGATGTTTAACAGCGAAATTAATGGTAAGTAA
- a CDS encoding PhnA domain-containing protein, translating into MKLEEQVQQRSENKCELCQSSNNLRIYEVPPTSSSNQDNTIFICDKCQAQIDKKEELDSNHWSCLSTSMWSEVPGVQVVSWRMLHRLKNESWAMDNLDMMYLSDETLAWAKATGDHDSDGTVDLHKDANGNILQSGDTIVLTKSLDVKGSTLNAKMGTVVKNIRLVPENTEQIEGKIEGQVIVILTKYVRKQG; encoded by the coding sequence ATGAAACTGGAAGAACAAGTACAACAAAGGAGCGAAAACAAGTGCGAATTATGCCAAAGCAGTAATAATTTAAGGATATATGAAGTACCTCCTACCTCCAGCAGCAATCAGGATAATACCATCTTCATCTGTGATAAATGCCAGGCCCAGATTGATAAAAAAGAAGAGCTGGACAGTAACCACTGGAGCTGCCTTTCCACTTCCATGTGGAGTGAAGTGCCAGGAGTACAGGTAGTATCCTGGCGTATGCTGCACCGCTTAAAGAACGAAAGCTGGGCAATGGATAACCTCGATATGATGTATCTCTCTGATGAAACATTAGCATGGGCAAAAGCCACTGGTGATCATGATAGTGATGGCACCGTAGATCTTCATAAAGATGCGAACGGTAATATATTACAAAGCGGGGATACCATTGTACTAACAAAATCACTGGATGTAAAAGGCTCTACACTCAATGCAAAAATGGGAACTGTAGTCAAGAACATCCGGTTGGTGCCAGAGAACACAGAACAAATTGAAGGTAAAATAGAAGGCCAGGTAATTGTAATCCTCACCAAATATGTGAGAAAACAAGGGTAA